The following nucleotide sequence is from Nocardioides eburneiflavus.
AGCTGGTGGTGCTGCTCGACGAGGACGGCGCCGCGACCGGCACCGCCGACAAGGCCACCGTCCACCACGCCGACACCCCGCTCCACCTGGCGTTCTCGTGCTACCTCTTCGACGGTGACGGCAACGTGCTCGTCACCCAGCGGGCCCTGCACAAGCGGACCTTCCCCGGGATGTGGACCAACAGCTGCTGCGGCCACCCCGCACCGGGCGAGGCGCTGGACGAAGCCGTACGCCGCCGGGTCGAGCAGGAGCTCGGCACCACCGTGACCGACCTGAGGCTGGTGCTGCCGCGGTTCCGCTACCGGGCCGAGCAGGACGGGGTCGTCGAGAACGAGATGTGCCCGGTCTTCGTCGGCGCGGCCGAGGGAGACGTGCACCCCGACCCGGACGAGGTGGGCGTGGCCAGGTGGGAGCCGTGGCCGGAGTTCCGCCGAGGGGTGCTCGACGGCACCCGCACCGTGTCGGTGTGGTGCCGCGAGCAGGTGGCCGAGCTCCCCGCCGACCCGACCGCCGCTCCGTCCGCTGCCGCCGACGAGCTGCCCGCGGCGGCACGCCCTGGGTGACCGACGTGGGCGGGCCGGGTCGGGACGCCCTCGCGCCCCCGTGTCACAGCCTGACCAGCGTCTTTCCTGAGGTCCGTCCGGACAACATGTCCTGCAGGGCGACCGGGGCCTGGTCGAGGCCGGCATACACCGTCTCCCGGTGGGTCACGCTCCCCTCTCGCAGCCAGCCCCCGAGGCGCGACTGCATCTCGTCCAGGAGCTCCATGTGCAGGCTGCCGCGGAATCCCGACAGCGTGAGGTGCTTGGCGGTCGCCAGGAAGATGTTGCGCGGCCCGGTGGGCTCGCCCTCGTAGTCGGAGATCGACCCGCAGAGCGCGACGCGCCCGTGCATGCGCAGTGCGTCGAGTGCTGCCTCGAGGTGGTCACCGCCGACGTTGTCGAAGTAGACGTCGATCCCGTCGGGGGCCAACCGTTCCAACGCCCGCGCCGGTTGCTCGCGGTGGTAGTCGAAGGCACCGGCCACGCCGACCTCGTCGACGAGCCACGCCACCTTCTCCGCCGAGCCGGCGCTCGCGATCACCCGGTGGCCCAACCGGACGCCCATCTGCGCGACCAACGAACCGACCGCCCCGGCGGCCGCCGAGACCCACAGCGTCTCTCCGCCACCGAGGGCGTCGGCCACGGCCAGGCCGGAGTACGCCGTCAGGCCGATGGCGCCGAGCGGTCCGAGGTACCACTGCGGCGGCGTGTCCGCGACGTCGAGGACGCGCATCGTGCCGGCACCGTTCATCAGCTCGACGCCGGCGTCGACGACGGCGTGCTCACGCCAGCCGTACGGGTGCCAGACCGTGTCGCCGACCTCGAAGCCCTCGGCGTTCGACGCGATGACCTGACCGACGGTGAGCACGCCGTCCAGGGCGCTGCCGAGCGGGAAGGAGGCGAAATATCCAGCCGGGGCCTCGGCGCGCAGGCGCAGCCGGAGACCGGGGTCCACGGAGGTCCACGTGTTGCGCACCAGCACCTGGCCGGCGCCGGGGTCGGGCACGTCGACGCTGACGACCTCGAAGTGC
It contains:
- the idi gene encoding isopentenyl-diphosphate Delta-isomerase; translated protein: MTDTRPTDPGTPELVVLLDEDGAATGTADKATVHHADTPLHLAFSCYLFDGDGNVLVTQRALHKRTFPGMWTNSCCGHPAPGEALDEAVRRRVEQELGTTVTDLRLVLPRFRYRAEQDGVVENEMCPVFVGAAEGDVHPDPDEVGVARWEPWPEFRRGVLDGTRTVSVWCREQVAELPADPTAAPSAAADELPAAARPG
- a CDS encoding NADP-dependent oxidoreductase, whose protein sequence is MAAPSRQVQVVSYPEGEVGPEHFEVVSVDVPDPGAGQVLVRNTWTSVDPGLRLRLRAEAPAGYFASFPLGSALDGVLTVGQVIASNAEGFEVGDTVWHPYGWREHAVVDAGVELMNGAGTMRVLDVADTPPQWYLGPLGAIGLTAYSGLAVADALGGGETLWVSAAAGAVGSLVAQMGVRLGHRVIASAGSAEKVAWLVDEVGVAGAFDYHREQPARALERLAPDGIDVYFDNVGGDHLEAALDALRMHGRVALCGSISDYEGEPTGPRNIFLATAKHLTLSGFRGSLHMELLDEMQSRLGGWLREGSVTHRETVYAGLDQAPVALQDMLSGRTSGKTLVRL